The proteins below come from a single Roseiflexus sp. RS-1 genomic window:
- a CDS encoding YwiC-like family protein → MAEATTGPVRLRPIALPVEHGGWGFLGAPIVLGLWVAPSVAGIWLGLAALGAFLMRQPLKLALGDRQRGRRYPRTVWAERFVALYGAGALTALLIAWLTTAHPFWLPLLLAVPFAIVQLRYDLLKQSRSLLAEICGANALGALAPAIALCGGWRMTPAFLLWLLLALKATSAIIYVRARIRLARGVPAGRAPVYLTHAVALALVVGLAAIDLVPWLAGAVFGVLLLRAVLGLLPRSLATPTPIVGVQELGMSFLTVAGIAVGFQMGL, encoded by the coding sequence ATGGCAGAAGCAACGACCGGTCCGGTTCGTCTTCGCCCCATCGCTCTGCCCGTCGAGCATGGCGGATGGGGATTTCTTGGCGCGCCCATCGTACTTGGTCTGTGGGTTGCGCCATCGGTCGCCGGAATCTGGCTCGGTCTGGCGGCGCTGGGCGCTTTTCTCATGCGTCAACCGTTGAAACTTGCGCTGGGCGATCGACAGCGCGGCAGGCGGTATCCGCGCACCGTGTGGGCGGAGCGGTTCGTTGCGCTGTATGGCGCTGGCGCTCTGACGGCGTTGCTGATCGCCTGGTTGACAACGGCGCATCCGTTCTGGTTGCCGCTCCTGCTGGCGGTTCCGTTCGCAATTGTGCAGTTGCGCTATGATCTGCTCAAGCAGAGTCGCTCACTGCTGGCAGAAATATGTGGCGCCAATGCGCTTGGTGCGCTTGCGCCCGCGATAGCGTTGTGCGGTGGATGGCGGATGACGCCGGCGTTTTTGCTCTGGCTCTTGCTGGCGCTCAAAGCCACCAGCGCTATCATCTACGTGCGCGCCCGGATTCGTCTGGCGCGTGGTGTACCTGCCGGTCGCGCACCGGTCTATCTGACTCATGCTGTCGCGCTGGCGCTCGTTGTCGGGTTGGCTGCGATAGACCTCGTTCCCTGGCTGGCGGGCGCTGTATTTGGTGTGTTGCTGCTGCGGGCTGTGCTTGGGTTGCTCCCGCGTAGTCTGGCGACGCCGACGCCAATCGTGGGGGTGCAGGAACTCGGTATGAGTTTTCTGA
- a CDS encoding cupin domain-containing protein, whose amino-acid sequence MNATTFLDLAEQVTIPEDGTISRTLYQDSGLKVVVFGFAAGQELSEHTSSSPAIMHFIQGEAQVTLGTDRIDARPNTWVHMPAHLPHSIHAKTPVIMLLLLLKGSQ is encoded by the coding sequence ATGAATGCCACAACGTTTCTTGATCTGGCGGAGCAGGTTACTATTCCTGAAGACGGTACAATCAGTCGCACACTCTATCAGGACAGCGGGTTGAAGGTGGTGGTGTTCGGCTTTGCAGCCGGGCAGGAATTGTCGGAGCATACGTCTTCTTCGCCAGCCATCATGCATTTCATCCAGGGCGAAGCGCAGGTGACGCTGGGAACCGATAGGATCGATGCGCGTCCCAATACCTGGGTTCATATGCCAGCGCATCTGCCCCACAGTATTCATGCGAAGACGCCGGTCATTATGCTGCTGCTCCTGTTGAAAGGTTCCCAATGA
- a CDS encoding class I SAM-dependent methyltransferase, whose translation MAEETYVPGSNLDIAKMPGHWLLARMGKRVLRPGGIELTRRMLDTLAIGPNDHVVEFAPGLGVTARLTIARQPASYTGIERDAAAATAVQKFLTSPHYRCLTGSAEESGLEDGSATVVYGEAMLTMHTQGQKARIVREAYRILRPGGRYGIHELGLTPDNLNDEKKDAILRDLSAAIHVGARPLTSSEWRAVLEAEGFQVQAEHTAPMHLLEPARMLQDEGLGRTLRIVFNILRTPQARQRILTMRRVFRAYQDHLMAISLVAVKPEVV comes from the coding sequence ATGGCAGAGGAAACATACGTACCCGGATCGAACCTGGATATCGCAAAGATGCCTGGGCACTGGTTGCTGGCACGGATGGGAAAGCGTGTGCTGCGCCCCGGTGGAATAGAACTGACGCGGCGTATGCTCGACACGCTGGCAATCGGTCCGAACGACCATGTCGTAGAGTTTGCGCCAGGGCTGGGAGTAACGGCGCGTCTGACGATCGCGCGCCAGCCTGCATCATACACCGGTATCGAGCGGGATGCAGCGGCGGCGACAGCCGTGCAAAAGTTCCTGACCTCTCCCCACTACCGCTGCCTGACGGGAAGTGCTGAGGAGTCAGGGCTAGAGGATGGATCGGCGACGGTCGTATACGGCGAAGCGATGCTGACAATGCATACACAAGGTCAAAAGGCGCGCATCGTGCGCGAAGCGTACCGCATATTGCGACCCGGCGGACGGTATGGTATTCATGAGCTTGGATTGACACCTGACAATCTCAACGACGAGAAAAAGGACGCAATACTACGAGACCTTTCTGCTGCAATCCACGTTGGCGCCCGACCGTTGACTTCCTCGGAATGGCGAGCAGTACTGGAAGCGGAGGGTTTCCAGGTGCAGGCTGAGCACACTGCGCCCATGCATTTGCTGGAGCCAGCCCGTATGCTTCAAGATGAAGGTCTGGGACGGACGCTGCGAATCGTTTTCAATATCCTGCGTACCCCGCAAGCGCGCCAGCGCATCCTGACGATGCGCCGCGTCTTTCGCGCCTATCAGGATCACTTGATGGCGATCTCGCTGGTAGCGGTTAAACCGGAGGTCGTATGA
- a CDS encoding FTR1 family iron permease, translated as MRRLSFWTALFVLLMLLTVRVAQAQQSPSPGQAAETIRSTLVQIQLRMRDDPAGARVRLDSIRTRYTTTLAPAIAAYAAQSDAHARAGFSLADQALVGGDEAAFAAARAQIWTAILAGGYQVVIGSLQAGEVEQAQQWLAVREFRHATRFSRPNADATRAIHEVARRGAPVTDAILAVQADLFDTYQARLNEALATVRAVDARGFTARRAEAGALAEGYFSILAPAYAEQRGETAAATVRALFAALRQATQSGDDVAGALTEVEQALRGFRAAPLSPAEQKRRSGQMLRFLRLVPVEYGRGVRNGQVTIDLEIREAITFHAGAAAAFADLRDLLEQRDPGAAGRVARQFDELGQMLAAAGSRSAVADPSDVDAITAALLTDLAILLPQEWQKQDSGADFDVIRTALDQMEQAVRAGEYELAESARLEAYAVMEIGPEAKLIAFAPQYKPIIEGYFWYGQGDHSGLAFLIERRASADEIAATRAALDQALTEAEQALAGSNAPAAVATNAAIIVFREGLEAVVILASLMGSLKVGAQRRFRIPLWIGAAVALAATVVTWMVAQGALMAMARLGEMLEAIVSLIAVAVLLLITNWFFHDVYWKDWMAAFHQRKKRILGGHAGQWLGLITLGFASIYREGFETVLFLQALTLEGDAMVVLVGVALGLAGTLLVGLAVFVMQAKLPHKKMLIVTGILIGAVLLQMVGKTVNVLQVIGWLPLHPIRWLELPYWTGFWFGLYPTWEGIGLQAAAAIFVIGSYYLAEYMQRRQRRIALASEIAPRG; from the coding sequence ATGCGTCGGTTATCTTTCTGGACAGCGCTTTTTGTCCTTCTCATGCTGCTGACGGTGCGTGTGGCGCAGGCGCAACAATCGCCGTCGCCCGGACAGGCAGCGGAAACCATTCGTAGCACGCTGGTTCAGATTCAGTTGCGTATGCGCGACGATCCGGCGGGCGCGCGCGTGCGCCTTGACTCGATTCGTACACGGTACACGACGACGCTGGCGCCAGCAATCGCCGCATATGCCGCGCAATCCGATGCGCACGCGCGCGCTGGCTTCTCTCTTGCCGATCAGGCGCTGGTTGGCGGAGATGAGGCGGCATTTGCCGCTGCTCGCGCGCAGATATGGACGGCGATCCTTGCTGGCGGATATCAGGTTGTGATCGGTTCGCTCCAGGCAGGAGAGGTCGAGCAGGCGCAACAGTGGCTGGCAGTGCGCGAGTTTCGCCATGCAACGCGCTTTTCGCGCCCGAATGCCGATGCCACGCGCGCGATCCATGAAGTCGCCAGGCGGGGTGCTCCTGTAACCGATGCAATTCTGGCGGTACAGGCGGATCTGTTTGATACATACCAGGCGCGCCTGAACGAAGCGCTGGCAACAGTTCGCGCCGTTGATGCGCGCGGCTTCACTGCGCGACGCGCTGAAGCAGGAGCGCTCGCCGAAGGGTATTTTTCCATTCTTGCGCCTGCTTATGCAGAGCAGCGGGGCGAAACTGCCGCCGCAACGGTGCGTGCGCTGTTTGCGGCGTTGCGCCAGGCAACGCAGTCGGGTGACGATGTGGCAGGTGCGTTGACAGAGGTCGAGCAGGCGCTTCGTGGCTTTCGCGCTGCTCCTCTAAGCCCCGCAGAACAAAAGCGGCGCAGCGGACAGATGCTCCGTTTCTTGCGGCTTGTGCCGGTTGAATACGGACGTGGGGTGCGCAATGGTCAGGTAACCATTGATCTCGAAATTCGGGAAGCAATCACCTTTCATGCCGGTGCTGCCGCTGCATTTGCCGATCTGCGCGATCTGCTGGAACAGCGTGACCCTGGTGCCGCCGGTCGAGTCGCCCGGCAGTTCGATGAACTCGGTCAGATGCTTGCCGCTGCCGGAAGCCGCAGTGCAGTGGCTGACCCGTCGGACGTCGATGCCATAACCGCTGCTTTGCTGACCGATCTTGCGATCCTTCTGCCGCAGGAGTGGCAGAAGCAGGACAGCGGCGCCGATTTCGACGTCATTCGAACCGCGCTCGATCAGATGGAGCAGGCGGTCAGGGCTGGCGAGTACGAACTTGCCGAGTCGGCGCGCCTTGAAGCATACGCCGTGATGGAAATTGGACCGGAGGCGAAGTTGATCGCCTTTGCGCCGCAGTACAAACCGATCATCGAGGGATATTTCTGGTATGGACAGGGTGACCACAGCGGGCTGGCATTCCTGATCGAACGGAGAGCGTCAGCAGATGAGATTGCCGCCACGCGCGCCGCACTCGATCAGGCGCTTACCGAAGCCGAGCAGGCGCTGGCAGGAAGCAATGCGCCTGCCGCTGTTGCAACCAATGCTGCGATTATTGTCTTTCGTGAAGGATTGGAAGCCGTGGTCATCCTTGCATCATTGATGGGAAGCCTGAAAGTTGGCGCTCAGCGTCGCTTCCGCATTCCTCTCTGGATCGGTGCAGCAGTGGCGCTTGCCGCAACGGTCGTGACCTGGATGGTTGCTCAGGGTGCGTTGATGGCAATGGCGCGTTTGGGTGAGATGCTTGAAGCGATCGTGTCGCTCATCGCGGTTGCTGTGCTCTTGTTGATCACCAACTGGTTCTTTCACGATGTGTACTGGAAAGACTGGATGGCTGCGTTTCATCAGCGGAAAAAGCGCATCCTCGGCGGGCATGCCGGTCAGTGGCTCGGACTGATCACGCTTGGTTTCGCCAGTATCTACCGGGAAGGATTTGAGACGGTGCTCTTCCTTCAGGCGTTGACGCTCGAAGGTGACGCAATGGTTGTGCTCGTCGGCGTTGCGCTGGGTCTGGCGGGAACATTGCTGGTCGGACTGGCGGTGTTCGTGATGCAGGCGAAACTGCCGCACAAGAAGATGCTGATCGTGACCGGTATTCTGATCGGCGCCGTGCTGCTGCAGATGGTGGGGAAAACGGTCAATGTGTTGCAAGTCATCGGCTGGTTGCCGCTCCACCCGATTCGCTGGCTGGAGTTGCCGTACTGGACGGGATTCTGGTTCGGGTTGTATCCGACGTGGGAAGGGATCGGGTTGCAGGCTGCGGCAGCTATCTTCGTCATCGGCAGTTACTATCTGGCGGAATACATGCAACGACGGCAGCGTCGAATCGCGCTGGCATCGGAGATAGCGCCGCGCGGTTGA
- a CDS encoding imelysin family protein, whose amino-acid sequence MNHVSRLLVASFLTLAIVACGQAPMPAATPAATAATSDLSGIKTYLLEQCRALTGAATELQVASDRYYALAGEVGFDYAVLWSTRREAAIAAIEDARAAWMKASPLYEKMEGIVAGTPSLAQFDVDLDAGAAGVDDPENAVSFDLKLPDGRVLPKPGNLFGVTESTLWGTEPAYGTDVAADWNGDGVIAFGETLPDASVLKGSVDMLAQMANDLQAAAQAWTPTESDAFTALVVMVPTMSEYFASWRDSRFVLGDASTQRDFNVISRLADIQDILGGLEVVYAQVRPRVETVDAAQANQIAEGLRDLRAFVADIYAQEQGGRRFTPQEADLLGAEAQNRATAITGQISQVAGVLGIRIVE is encoded by the coding sequence ATGAACCACGTGTCTCGCCTTCTGGTTGCCAGTTTCCTCACGCTTGCAATAGTCGCCTGCGGGCAGGCGCCGATGCCAGCGGCGACGCCGGCTGCGACTGCCGCAACATCCGACCTCAGCGGCATAAAGACCTATCTGCTCGAACAATGCCGTGCACTCACCGGGGCGGCGACAGAACTCCAGGTCGCGTCTGATCGCTACTATGCCCTTGCCGGTGAAGTCGGATTCGATTACGCAGTCCTGTGGAGCACGCGCAGAGAAGCGGCGATTGCCGCGATCGAAGACGCTCGCGCCGCCTGGATGAAAGCCAGTCCGCTGTACGAAAAGATGGAAGGCATTGTCGCCGGAACTCCCAGCCTGGCACAGTTCGATGTTGATCTCGATGCGGGCGCAGCAGGCGTTGATGATCCAGAGAATGCCGTGTCGTTCGACCTGAAGTTGCCGGACGGTCGTGTGCTGCCCAAACCCGGCAATCTCTTCGGTGTCACAGAGAGCACGCTGTGGGGAACCGAACCGGCGTATGGCACAGATGTCGCTGCTGACTGGAATGGCGATGGCGTGATCGCCTTTGGCGAAACGCTGCCGGATGCCAGTGTTTTGAAGGGAAGCGTTGACATGCTGGCTCAGATGGCGAACGATCTTCAGGCGGCCGCTCAAGCCTGGACGCCGACCGAATCGGATGCGTTTACCGCGCTGGTGGTCATGGTGCCGACGATGAGTGAATATTTCGCGTCCTGGCGCGACTCGCGCTTCGTTCTGGGGGATGCTTCAACGCAACGAGACTTCAACGTCATTTCGCGTCTGGCTGACATCCAGGACATCCTCGGCGGGTTAGAGGTCGTCTACGCGCAGGTTCGTCCGCGAGTCGAAACGGTCGATGCCGCTCAGGCGAATCAGATCGCAGAAGGACTGCGCGATCTCAGAGCGTTCGTTGCCGACATCTACGCGCAGGAGCAGGGCGGCAGGCGCTTTACTCCCCAAGAAGCCGATCTGCTCGGTGCAGAAGCTCAGAATCGGGCGACTGCGATCACCGGTCAGATCAGTCAGGTTGCCGGTGTGCTTGGCATCCGTATTGTCGAGTAA
- the kynU gene encoding kynureninase, whose product MSQSPPISRAALVARDAADPLAHFRDCFHIPDNLIYLDGNSLGPLPKRTVERMHQTVNEEWGRTLIKGWTACDWINAPARIGAKIARLIGAHPDEVICTDSTSINLFKTLAAALTLNPGRRVILSTRDNFPTDLYIAQGLIQHLGGGYELRMVDGERIAEYLDDQIAVLMLTHVNYKTGRMFDLPALTQQAHACGALTLWDLAHSAGAIPVDLNSAGVDFAVGCGYKYLNGGPGAPAYLFVARRWQPLFSQPLSGWMGHAEPFAFTSIYEPAPGIGRYLCGTPPILSMAALECGVDLLLEADMQQVRAKSLALTDLFIHLVDMRCAGYGLELVTPRDHAIRGSQVSFRHPQGYALMQALIAANVIGDFRAPDIVRFGFAPLYLRFVDVWDAVNRLLHILESRAWDREEFHRLKPVT is encoded by the coding sequence ATGTCGCAAAGCCCACCTATCTCTCGTGCTGCGCTCGTGGCGCGCGACGCCGCCGATCCGCTGGCGCACTTCCGCGATTGCTTCCATATTCCCGACAACCTGATCTATCTGGACGGCAACTCACTCGGTCCACTGCCAAAACGAACCGTCGAGCGAATGCATCAGACGGTGAATGAAGAATGGGGGCGCACGCTGATCAAGGGATGGACGGCATGCGACTGGATCAACGCGCCGGCGCGTATCGGCGCAAAGATCGCCCGCCTGATCGGAGCGCATCCAGATGAAGTGATCTGCACCGACTCAACATCGATCAATCTGTTCAAGACCCTGGCGGCTGCGCTTACCCTGAATCCCGGTCGCCGGGTAATCCTCTCGACGCGCGATAATTTCCCGACCGATCTCTACATTGCGCAGGGGTTGATCCAGCATCTCGGCGGCGGGTATGAACTGCGGATGGTGGATGGTGAAAGGATCGCGGAATACCTGGACGATCAGATTGCAGTATTGATGTTGACGCACGTCAACTATAAGACGGGGCGTATGTTCGATCTGCCCGCCCTGACGCAGCAGGCGCACGCCTGTGGCGCACTCACGCTGTGGGATCTGGCGCATTCTGCGGGAGCGATCCCGGTAGATCTGAACAGCGCCGGCGTCGATTTTGCGGTCGGGTGCGGCTACAAATATCTCAACGGCGGTCCTGGAGCGCCTGCCTACCTGTTCGTTGCGCGCCGGTGGCAACCGCTGTTCAGTCAGCCGCTTTCGGGATGGATGGGGCATGCCGAGCCGTTTGCATTCACATCGATCTATGAGCCGGCGCCGGGGATCGGTCGCTACCTGTGCGGTACACCGCCGATCCTGAGTATGGCGGCGCTCGAATGCGGCGTCGATCTGCTGCTCGAAGCCGATATGCAGCAGGTGCGGGCAAAATCGCTGGCGCTCACCGATCTGTTCATTCATCTGGTCGATATGCGGTGCGCCGGGTATGGTCTTGAACTCGTGACCCCGCGCGATCACGCCATCCGTGGGAGTCAGGTCAGTTTCCGTCATCCCCAGGGATACGCCCTGATGCAGGCGTTGATCGCCGCCAATGTTATCGGCGACTTCCGCGCGCCGGATATTGTGCGCTTCGGGTTTGCGCCGCTCTACCTCCGCTTTGTCGATGTCTGGGACGCAGTTAACCGTCTGTTGCACATTCTCGAATCGCGCGCCTGGGATCGCGAAGAGTTTCACCGCCTCAAACCGGTGACGTAG
- a CDS encoding c-type cytochrome has product MRHAAKVLILWLILLAGCGAVANQMAPGAPNAAVPESSPSPVAQPTGDPQRGAAIFVGDVTIAGFVACRGCHSVDPAAGDGIGPNLAGIALRAGSRMPGVPADDYIRRSILVHDDYVVPGFEAGLARGVVGRDFAEILSAQDVADLTAYLLTLDQTTVAQAPTMPPSSPTSSPTQPLPAASETVTPSPTLSATVEPSPGGLSPTLPALPSPDNRTATATGSSLSPTPPASPSTDNRTTTATNPTNAPSTPQGTPEPATVSPTAVTPTIPPSPTGAAPPTAAPAPTQPPSPVATTPVANQDEPLPEELRVFTGCMTCHDQHAQSIVRMPHVRFPRCSACHSGSPSRVGCPTCHSMHRIQAPHGGENPNLPCSHCHTDR; this is encoded by the coding sequence ATGCGACATGCGGCAAAGGTGTTGATCCTCTGGTTGATCCTGCTTGCCGGATGCGGTGCGGTTGCCAACCAGATGGCGCCTGGCGCCCCGAACGCCGCAGTTCCTGAGTCGAGTCCATCACCGGTGGCGCAACCAACCGGCGATCCGCAGCGCGGTGCAGCGATTTTTGTCGGTGATGTCACGATCGCTGGCTTCGTCGCCTGTCGTGGATGTCATTCCGTCGATCCGGCTGCCGGTGACGGTATCGGACCGAACCTGGCAGGTATTGCGCTCCGCGCTGGCTCACGTATGCCTGGCGTCCCGGCTGACGATTATATCCGACGGTCGATCCTGGTGCATGACGATTATGTTGTACCGGGGTTCGAGGCAGGACTGGCGCGCGGGGTGGTGGGGCGCGATTTTGCGGAGATATTGAGTGCGCAGGATGTTGCCGATCTGACCGCGTATCTGCTGACCCTCGATCAGACGACGGTTGCACAGGCGCCCACGATGCCGCCATCTTCCCCGACATCATCACCAACACAACCTTTGCCAGCGGCATCGGAAACCGTCACCCCTTCACCAACGCTCTCAGCAACGGTCGAACCATCGCCTGGAGGATTGTCGCCAACCCTTCCCGCTTTGCCGTCGCCCGACAATCGCACCGCAACAGCGACCGGCAGTTCATTGTCGCCAACCCCTCCTGCTTCACCATCGACCGACAATCGTACCACAACAGCGACCAATCCGACGAACGCTCCATCCACGCCGCAGGGGACACCCGAACCGGCAACAGTATCACCCACCGCCGTAACACCGACGATCCCGCCATCGCCAACCGGAGCGGCGCCTCCGACCGCTGCGCCGGCGCCGACGCAACCACCGTCGCCGGTGGCGACCACGCCTGTCGCCAATCAGGACGAGCCGCTTCCCGAAGAACTGCGGGTTTTCACAGGATGCATGACCTGTCATGACCAGCACGCGCAGAGTATCGTTCGGATGCCGCATGTGCGCTTCCCAAGATGTTCCGCATGCCACAGCGGTTCGCCTTCCCGCGTCGGATGCCCGACCTGCCATAGCATGCACCGCATTCAGGCGCCCCATGGCGGCGAAAACCCAAACCTGCCGTGCAGTCACTGCCATACGGACAGGTGA
- a CDS encoding trans-sulfuration enzyme family protein, with protein MNDDQPDWCLQTRLVHAGERAPAPGSTPTATPIYTSATYLHPDLAALDTALESGSGYVYTRYGNPTVAALEEAMTVVERGAGATAFASGMAALYAALLAAGTPRGATAPAPRAILAARDMYGATTLLLQEFFAARGTRIVTCDMCDLNAVDAALEAHRPDVLLVEQLSNPLLRVIDIRALAQRARAAGARLAVDSTIVTPVLQQPLTLGADLVIHSATKYLGGHGDVAGGVVVARTGLVRDTLRRQARLLGASLGPFEAYQILRGLKTLALRVRQQCRSAAEIATWLTTHPAVATVHYPGLASHPQHTLATEMFGGLFGALVTFELRAANREALHRFFDALRLILPATTLGDVYTLASAPSIASHRELTPEQRAERGISDGMVRLSVGIEETADIIADLRHALDRLIDM; from the coding sequence ATGAACGATGATCAACCCGACTGGTGTTTGCAGACCAGACTGGTGCATGCAGGCGAGCGCGCGCCGGCGCCCGGATCGACGCCGACTGCTACTCCCATCTACACGAGCGCAACGTATCTGCACCCCGATCTGGCGGCGCTCGACACAGCGCTTGAAAGCGGCAGCGGGTATGTGTACACCCGCTATGGAAACCCCACGGTGGCCGCCCTGGAAGAGGCGATGACGGTCGTTGAGCGCGGCGCGGGCGCGACAGCGTTTGCTTCCGGGATGGCGGCGCTGTATGCGGCGTTGCTGGCGGCAGGCACGCCGCGTGGTGCAACCGCGCCCGCGCCGCGCGCTATTCTGGCGGCGCGTGATATGTATGGCGCGACAACCCTGCTGTTGCAGGAGTTTTTCGCCGCGCGCGGAACACGGATCGTTACGTGTGATATGTGCGATCTGAACGCAGTCGATGCGGCGCTGGAAGCGCACCGTCCCGATGTGCTGCTGGTTGAGCAACTCTCCAACCCGCTCTTGCGCGTGATCGACATTCGGGCGCTGGCGCAGCGTGCACGGGCGGCAGGCGCTCGGCTGGCAGTGGATAGCACCATTGTGACGCCAGTGTTGCAGCAACCACTGACACTCGGCGCCGATCTGGTCATTCACAGTGCGACGAAATATCTCGGCGGGCACGGCGATGTCGCTGGCGGCGTGGTCGTGGCGCGCACCGGTCTGGTCCGTGACACGTTGCGGCGCCAGGCGCGGTTGCTGGGCGCATCGCTCGGACCATTCGAGGCATACCAGATTCTGCGCGGCTTGAAGACGCTGGCGCTGCGTGTGCGTCAGCAGTGTCGTTCCGCTGCTGAGATTGCAACCTGGTTGACCACCCACCCGGCGGTTGCAACCGTGCACTATCCGGGTCTTGCCAGCCATCCGCAGCATACGCTGGCAACCGAAATGTTTGGAGGGTTGTTTGGCGCGCTTGTCACGTTTGAGTTGCGCGCAGCCAACCGTGAGGCATTGCATCGTTTCTTCGATGCGCTGCGTCTCATTTTGCCCGCCACGACTCTCGGAGATGTCTACACCCTTGCCAGCGCGCCGTCCATCGCGTCGCACCGCGAACTGACGCCGGAACAGCGCGCCGAGCGCGGCATCAGCGATGGCATGGTTCGTCTCTCGGTGGGGATCGAAGAGACTGCTGACATCATTGCCGATCTGCGTCACGCGCTCGACCGCCTGATCGACATGTGA
- a CDS encoding (Fe-S)-binding protein produces the protein MSQIIELLRSEEYRKKLDQCIHCGLCLQACPTYDVFGTEMDSPRGRIALMRAVHEGKIAEDRINGAFATHITRCLACRACETACPSGVQYGALLEPARELVEHHRAPSPAERALRWIGLHQLMPHRGRLKLMASALWLYQKTGLQGLVRRLNVLPPHLRAMEAIIPPLTPRYVDYSAPAPPVGERRGRVAFVIGCVQEAFLAPVNQATRRVLRRNGFEVITPMMQTCCGAAHVHIGERDAARALARRNIDAFLAEDVTAIVINAGGCGLALKEYPHLLADDPLYAERAQRFASLVRDVNEFLADHLHRPPRGEMRIRATYVDSCHLRHGQRVSRQPRDLLRTVPGLELVELRQPDRCCGSAGVYNIAQPDIADQVLDAKMKDVAATGATLVVTSNTGCHLQLIAGVRKTGLNARVMHVVEVLDESYRREQDAGRR, from the coding sequence ATGAGCCAGATCATCGAACTGTTGCGCAGCGAGGAGTATCGCAAAAAACTGGACCAGTGCATCCACTGCGGTCTTTGCCTGCAAGCCTGCCCGACGTATGACGTGTTCGGAACAGAAATGGACTCTCCTCGCGGACGCATTGCGCTTATGCGGGCAGTTCATGAAGGAAAGATCGCGGAAGATCGGATCAATGGCGCCTTTGCCACCCACATCACCCGCTGCCTGGCGTGCCGCGCCTGCGAAACAGCCTGTCCCTCCGGCGTGCAGTATGGGGCGCTGCTCGAACCGGCGCGAGAACTGGTCGAGCATCACCGTGCTCCGTCCCCTGCAGAACGAGCGCTCCGCTGGATCGGTCTGCACCAGTTGATGCCGCATCGCGGGCGTTTGAAACTGATGGCGTCGGCGCTGTGGCTCTATCAAAAGACCGGGCTTCAGGGTCTCGTTCGCCGCCTGAATGTGCTTCCGCCACATCTTCGCGCTATGGAAGCGATCATCCCGCCGCTAACGCCGCGTTATGTCGATTATAGTGCGCCTGCTCCGCCGGTCGGCGAACGGCGCGGACGGGTAGCGTTCGTCATCGGGTGCGTGCAGGAAGCGTTTCTGGCGCCGGTCAATCAGGCAACGCGACGGGTGCTGCGGCGCAATGGGTTCGAGGTGATCACGCCGATGATGCAGACGTGCTGCGGCGCAGCGCACGTGCATATCGGCGAACGCGATGCTGCGCGCGCGCTGGCGCGACGCAATATCGATGCATTTCTGGCGGAAGATGTGACGGCAATTGTTATCAACGCTGGCGGGTGTGGTCTGGCGCTGAAGGAGTATCCGCATCTGCTGGCGGACGATCCGCTCTACGCAGAACGCGCACAGCGATTTGCGTCGCTGGTGCGTGATGTGAATGAGTTCCTCGCCGATCATCTCCACCGTCCGCCGCGTGGTGAAATGCGCATACGCGCAACATATGTCGACTCATGCCACCTGCGCCATGGTCAGCGGGTCTCGCGCCAGCCGCGCGACCTGCTGCGCACCGTTCCAGGGCTGGAACTGGTCGAACTGCGTCAACCTGATCGTTGCTGCGGCAGCGCTGGCGTCTACAACATTGCACAACCCGATATTGCCGATCAGGTGCTCGATGCGAAGATGAAGGATGTCGCGGCGACCGGCGCGACGCTGGTGGTCACAAGCAATACCGGTTGCCATTTACAGTTGATCGCCGGTGTGCGCAAGACGGGCTTGAACGCCAGAGTTATGCACGTCGTCGAAGTGCTCGACGAATCGTACCGTCGCGAACAGGATGCCGGGCGTCGATGA